The genomic DNA TCCTTTGGTTGGAGGGCTGGTTCGTCTTCGGCGGCGGCTTCCCGGTCTGAAGCTGCCAGCCTTCTGAGGTTCTTGTTCTTCCAGTAGTGGCTGATTGCTTTTGTTACCGCGTCCAGCCACTGGCGGTCAGAGAGCTGCTGCTCGATGACGCAGGTGGCGAAGTACTTGACGCCGTTACGCTTCGGCTTGCCGAGGGGCTGGAGAAGTCTGGCTGCGACGAGCACGGCTATGTCGTCGACAGAGCAGCTTAAGAGAGCCGCCGTTTGCTCGGAGGTGAGCCTGGCCGGCAGGCGGCGAACGTTGAGCGGGTCGAAGAATTTCCGCGCGGTTGATGGACTTAGCATTTGTGTAACCTTTGTTTTGATTTGTTGTGGCGGCCGGCGTGCGGAGAGCTCCGCATGTTGCGCCGGCCGCTCGGTCCGGAGTGTAAGCGGTGGGTTGGGGGCCGGCGTTGGTGCGGCTTGGACGCGGACGTGAGAAGGTGAGTCATGATGGATGACGTTGAGAGAAGGTTGTTGAGAATCCTGAGTGCGAGCGCGAAGCAGCTCGCGGCCGTTGATCGCATTCTTGAGGGCGAGGCTGAGACTGGGCCGGAGCCACCGAAGGGGCCGTTGCTGATGATGATCAAGGACGC from Candidatus Paceibacterota bacterium includes the following:
- a CDS encoding helix-turn-helix domain-containing protein, with translation MMDDVERRLLRILSASAKQLAAVDRILEGEAETGPEPPKGPLLMMIKDAAELLGVHRATIWRLVKAGRLEGVELLGAVRVRRADVEALAGHVTRGG